The following proteins are co-located in the Sphingopyxis sp. YR583 genome:
- a CDS encoding YfiR family protein, producing MLASLFLIGTLVTTPQMAVQAASQTIVEDSSGGMTRAVNRMVGGIVSYARWPDAAPPAGRVMCLVGTPRLSDRMAPDIPGPGSVVVRRIAAAAVTPDCDILFLGRMPVADRRQLIAWVRGRPVLTITDDDAACIYGAMFCLNNKAASLSFSVNIDAIGRGPLRIDPRVLRIGGGEGGGS from the coding sequence GTGCTGGCATCACTGTTTCTGATTGGCACGTTGGTCACGACACCGCAGATGGCGGTTCAGGCCGCAAGCCAGACAATCGTCGAGGACAGCAGCGGCGGAATGACGCGCGCCGTCAACCGGATGGTCGGCGGCATCGTCAGCTATGCGCGCTGGCCCGATGCCGCGCCGCCGGCCGGACGCGTCATGTGCCTTGTCGGGACGCCTCGGCTGTCCGATCGCATGGCGCCCGATATTCCGGGCCCCGGCTCGGTCGTGGTTCGCCGCATCGCCGCGGCCGCCGTCACCCCCGACTGCGACATATTGTTTCTGGGCCGGATGCCCGTCGCCGACCGGCGCCAGCTGATCGCCTGGGTACGCGGGCGCCCGGTCCTCACCATCACCGACGATGATGCCGCCTGCATCTATGGCGCGATGTTCTGCCTGAACAACAAGGCGGCCAGCCTCAGCTTTTCGGTCAATATCGACGCGATCGGCCGTGGCCCGCTCCGGATCGACCCGCGCGTGCTGCGGATCGGCGGCGGCGAGGGAGGCGGGTCATGA